AAAAAAGCAGTGGCATTCTTCTTCACAAGATGTTTTGTAACATTTTATTGATTGAGAGATTGTAAAAATGTGGCAGTTTCAAGAGATGGTTATGCTTATTGCCTATTATCCAAGAAGAGAAAATCTTTCTCAAGAGAATTGAAGTTATCCCAAGACAGAATGGAATCCAAATCATCAACCCATTGCTGTAAGGAATTTTCCTGAAGGTAAGAGGATTCACCCACAGAATGGTTGCTAGAATCATCAAGTGAGAAAGAAGAACTACAATAAGAACTAGTGCTGGATTTGGTTTCTTGGCTCACCCATGATCCCAAGTCCAACTGTGAGCACAGCATTTCATAATTGTTGAAAATTCCAGTGGTATCATCCCATGTCACCTCGTTCTCTTCAATTTTCCCTTCTGTTTTTGCCACTTCTCTTGTGCCATGCATGTCCAAGGATTTGTTCTCCACACCTTGTTCAGACCCTTTTGAAGTGTTTGGTtgtaattctatattttttatgtcatCACCCGACTTTTCCTTTTGCTCAGCTGGCTTCAGTGTCAAAGGGTCCAAACCAAGGAGCTTCAGCCTCTTCTTGATTTTTGTGTTCCAATGGTTCTTGATTTCATTGTCTGTCCTCCCTGGAAAATGTGAAGCAATCTTAGACCACCTGAAAATGTGCTTCATTGTGTCAGAAGAAATTAGTATGCATTGATATCCTTTTAAAACCGCAATACCCCTAGGATCATTTCAAACAAAGTTCTAAAAAATGTCCGTGACCGTGATTTTGGCAACATCAAGATTTTTGAACTCTTTGCAAGTACATTGCAACTGCAATTTCAGTTGCACATGCCTGTAATTTCCTACAATGTCAAGAATTGTGACGAAATCACGAcgacaatttaaaaccttgatttaAAAGGTTGATTTCGGCCCATCAAAGTTTTTGGACTCTTTGGAAAAGCATTGCAACTGTAATTGCGGTCACGTGTATGCAATTTCTTGCCGTGTCAAGGATCGTGATGAAACCACGgccataatttttttgattggCACCacaatcataatttaaaaccttgatttcTAAGGATTTTTCGCATACACACTGTCCAAACACcataccattttttattttttttgcaaagacaATTTAGAAACATGTAATATATATACCTATTACCAAGACACGAATGCAGTTGCATAATTTGATCCTCTTCCATTTCAGTGAATCCACCTCTCTTGAGGTCTGGCCTCAGATAATTAATCCATCTCAATCTGCAGCTCTTTCCACATCTTAGCAAGCCTTCACCAGCATgccacacacaaaaataaaaaaaaaaaaaccaattcaaGTAAATACACAACTTTAATGCAAAGTCAAAATGTGAACaaaattttcacaaaataaataccTGCTAGCTTGGGAACTGTTCTCCAGCAGTGGATACCATTATTGATGATGAAATTCACAAGCTTGCGATCTTCCTCAATAGTCCATGGACCTCTCTTCAAACCAACCTTATCACAACAAGGCTGTCTTCCCATTTTGTAACCTTCACCTTTTCCAAATCAAGAAATTTATCCCTTGAGGGTTAATAAGTGTGACAACATATAAAGGAGGACACTTAAAAAAGGAGCTCATTTAAGGTTCAAGCAAAGATGCGGCCAGTTCATTcagacatttaaataaaaacaaggtGTCCTATGATAAGGGTGACAAATGATTGGATGGAAAGCACTTTAGTTGAAAGCTACGAAAGCATGAAGGGGTTGTCATTATAAAATGATGGCCACCACCACCCTTATTGAAACAAAAGGAAGAGTTTCTTCTTCCACTAGAGAATTTTTCAATGCAAGAAAAAAGAACCAGACGTGAGTCCACCtttcttgaaaaatttcattatttggtGCCATAATCTTCTCTTGTTGATAGCATTCCATGTAAAATATTGAGTTTGATGGGATTCCCTGGTCCCAAAATGGCTGGCACGCTTTGTCGTTGTAGGCTACCCTCGTTTCATCTTTCACTACTATAGAGATGCCTTCACTATTATTATGTCATGGCTAGTGTCATGAAATTCTTCCATGGATTCACTAAGATCTGGAACCTTGATCATTAAGTAAATTGAGAATGAATAAGACAATAACATATACAacacaatcaaaatattttttttagaattaaattaattaatttttatgcattgtAAACCAActagaaattataattataatagatataatttttaaagtaattattataaaaatttataaaagtacAATGTATACGATGATTTGTAACCAAATATTATtagtcaataaaatatttactctttcttttttattatatatatatatatatatatatatatatatatatatatatatatataataaaaaacggacagataggaagtaagaatgcagtatgattaatgaaatgaaaatataaacttGAAAACAGATATCAAGGTCACACCGGAGACCGGCTTACAAAACCCAGGTTTTCATAAACAAAGAAACCGAAGCGGCGGCAGAGCCGCACAGGATCGgtgaagggagaagagagaagaatgaaaaacagaaatttattgaatctaGAAAGAAGCGCTTACAAAAATCTTGTTTCAGAGCACCTCTCTTCCGAAACCTGAAAAATGACTAAATGAAAGGGTGCCTCACAACATGCTTGAGGACTCCTTATATAGCCAAATATCTAAGACCGGTAGTTGCCGGTAGTTTTGACCGGGACTATTTGACTGTTTGTTACAAGACAAGTAGTTTTGACCGGGACTTTAATGACTACAGGACAGGTAGTATTGTCCAGCATTAATTACACATTAGTTACAA
This genomic interval from Glycine max cultivar Williams 82 chromosome 5, Glycine_max_v4.0, whole genome shotgun sequence contains the following:
- the LOC100777804 gene encoding myb-related protein 315, translating into MKFFKKGEGYKMGRQPCCDKVGLKRGPWTIEEDRKLVNFIINNGIHCWRTVPKLAGLLRCGKSCRLRWINYLRPDLKRGGFTEMEEDQIMQLHSCLGNRWSKIASHFPGRTDNEIKNHWNTKIKKRLKLLGLDPLTLKPAEQKEKSGDDIKNIELQPNTSKGSEQGVENKSLDMHGTREVAKTEGKIEENEVTWDDTTGIFNNYEMLCSQLDLGSWVSQETKSSTSSYCSSSFSLDDSSNHSVGESSYLQENSLQQWVDDLDSILSWDNFNSLEKDFLFLDNRQ